CGGACGGCCGTAAACCTCCGCCTTCACGCCCTCCTTCACCATTTCGGTGCGCAGCGAGTTAACGAAGGTATCGATGTATTGTTCACGGTCGATACGGCGCTCGTGCAGCAGTTTGGCGATGCGTTTGTATTCGTCGGGATGCAGATAGCGGAAGCAAAAATCTTCCAGCTCCCATTTGAGCTGGCCGATGCCGAGCCGGTTGGCCAGCGGCGCATAGATATTGGAACACTCTTTCGCTGCCAGCACCCGCTCATCTTCGGTGCCATCTTTCACTTCGCGCAGGTGCGCGATGCGCTCCGCCAGTTTCAGCACCACGCAGCGGAAATCTTCCACCATGGCCAGCAGCATGCGACGTACGTTATCGACCTGTTCAGAGGCCATGGAATCGTTGTGAATCGCCTTCAGCTGGCGAATTGCATCCATGTCACGCACGCCATGCACCAGCGAGACGATGCCCTTGCCGAACTGCTCTTCCAGCGTCTCTTCCGACACCACATCGGCGTTAGCCAGCGGGAAAATCAGCGCGGCGCGCAGGCTGTCGATATCCATACTGAGCATCGAGAGGATTTCCACCATCTCAATGCCGCGCCAAAGCAGCAGCGCCTGATCGGGATGATTTTCGGTGGCGGCATGACAATAGCGCCAGATTTCGGCAAGGCGTTCACATGACTGTTGGTTGGTGATCCCCAAACTGGCGATCCATTGGTCGATCGCGAACTCGCCAGCCGTATTCAGATGTGCACTTCTTACCGCAACCATATCCTCTCCTGATCGAACGCTCCGCAGAGCGCTTAGGTTTTGCTGAAAAGCACCATGGATTCGAGATGACCGGTATGTGGAAACATATCGAGCATCGCGACCCTCTCCAGGTGGTAACCGGCAGCCAGTAAAGTCTGACTGTCCCGCGCCAGGGTCGCTGGATTGCACGACACGTACACCACACGCTGTGGTGCCAGCCTGGCGATATGCTGCATTACGCCTGCGGCCCCGGCACGCGCCGGATCCAGTAACACCTTATTAAAGCCTTGCGCCGCCCATGGCTGGCGTGTCACGTCATCGTCTAAATTTTCATGAAAGAAGGTGACGTTATTGAGATTATTCAGTGATGCATTATACGCACCCTGGCGAACTAATGCTGCAACACCCTCCACACCGACAACATTTTCTGCCTGTTTCCCCGCCGGAAGTGTGAAATTTCCCATCCCGCAAAAGAGATCCAGCAGCCGATCTTGCGGCTGCAGATCGAGCCAGGCCAGCGCGCGACTCACCATCTGCTGATTCACCGCATCGTTAACCTGAATAAAATCACGCGGACTGAAACTCAGGCGCAAACCTTGCGAGTGATAAACCGGCGGCTCGCCGTTGACCTGCTCAAGCGTCTCGCTGTCCGGGGCCAAAAACAGCGATACCTGCTCTGTATGCGAAAACTGTTCCAGTTTTTGCCGGTCGGCGGCGCTCAGCTGCTCAAGATGGCGCAGGATCATCAGCGGTCCGTTATCGGCCTGCACCAGCTCAATGTGTCCCAGACGGCGCGCCGCCTGTAAACTGCGCAGGCACTGGCTGAGTGGCGCAATCAGTGCATTAAGTTCGGGCATCAAAACAGGGCATTCGGTGATTTCCACCAGTTCAGCCGAGGCGGCCTGGCGAAAGCCCATCTGCAACCGCTTCTCTTTCGGCAGGTAATTCAGACTCAGGCGCGCGCGACGACGATAGCCATATTCACTGCCGCTGATGATTTCATCAATGGCGATATCGCGGCCCGCTTCCTGGCTGAGCTGACGCGATAACGCCCGCGCCTTGCTCTCCTGCTGTAGCGCAACCGACGCATGCTGCTGCTGGCAGCCGCCACAACGTGAAAAGTAGGGGCAACGTGGCGTCACCCGCTGCGGGCTGCGGGTGATCAGCTTGCTGGCTTTGCCGCGCGCATATTGGCGCTTCTCCTCCAGCAGCGTGACCTCCACTTCCTCGCCCGGCAACGCGCCGCTGATAAACAGCGCCTTGCCCTGATGACGGGCAACGCCCTGACCAAAGGGATCGAGATCGTCGACCGTTACGGTGATGCGTTGGCGGGTCGTCACGCGCCGCTTTGCAGAGTAGAATTGCGCCATAATGTTCTCGGGATAAGAGTAAAATCGCGCGTAATCTACCGCAGGTGCTGGCGATTTACGACTTCAATGCGCGTTACGCGGCGGCATCCTCGCTGCCCTGAATGGGATAGTATGACCAAATATAGCCTGCGGGCGCGAATGATGATTTTAATCCTGGCCCCGACGCTGATGATCGGGCTGCTGCTCAGCACCTTTTTTGTGGTGCACCGCTATAACGAGCTGCAGCGTCAGCTGATGGACGCCGGCGCCAACATCATTGAGCCGCTGGCGGTCTCCAGTGAATATGGCATGGCATCGCACAGCCGCGATGCGGTGCGCGAGCTGGTCAGCCTGCTGCACCGCCGCCACTCCGCTATCGTGCGCGCCATTACCGTATTTGATGACAACAACGAGGTTTTCGTCACCTCTAATTATCAACAGCATGGCGATCTGCTGCGGCTGCCTGCGGGCGTCGAGCCACCTCAGGCGCTGGCCAGTGAACGTCACGGCAACGTGATTATTCTGCGCACGCCGATTCTCTCCGAAACCTGGTATCCCGACGAGATGCGCGGCAAAGCGCTTAAGCCCACCGGCAATCCGCTCGGCTACGTCGCCATTGAGCTCGATCTGCAATCGGTGCGCCTGCAGCAGTACAAAGAGGTGTTTGTCTCCACGCTGCTGCTGCTGTTTTGCCTCTGCATCGCCATGCTGTTCGCCTACCGCCTGATGCGTGACGTGACCGGTCCGATCCGCAATATGGTCAGCACCGTGGATCGCATTCGTCGCGGCCAGCTCGACAGTCGGGTTGAAGGCCATATGCTCGGCGAACTCGATATCCTGAAAAACGGCATTAATTCGATGGCGATGTCGCTGACCGCCTATCACGAAGAGATGCAGCACAACATCGATCAGGCGACCTCGGATCTGCGCGAAACGCTGGAGCAGATGGAGATTCAGAACGTAGAGCTGGATTTAGCGCGCAAACGCGCGCAGGAAGCGGCGCGCATCAAGTCTGAGTTCCTTGCCAACATGTCGCATGAGCTGCGCACACCGCTCAATGGCGTGATCGGCTTTACCCGTCAGACGCTGAAAACGCCGCTCAGTGCCACCCAACGTGACTATCTCAATACCATCGAACGCTCGGCCAATAACCTGCTCAGCATCATCAATGACGTGCTGGATTTCTCCAAGCTGGAAGCGGGCAAGCTGGTGCTGGAATCGATCCCCTTTCCGCTGCGCGCCACGCTGGATGAAACCATCGTACTGCTGGCCCCCTCGGCGCATGAAAAAGGGCTGGAAATCACCATCAGCCTACAAAGCGACGTACCGGATAACGTTATTGGCGATCCGCTGCGTTTGCAGCAGATTGTCACCAACCTGATCGGTAACGCGGTGAAGTTTACCGAGCGCGGCAATATCGCCCTACGCATCGATAAACGCGCGCAGAATCATGAAAAAATTGAGCTGACGCTGCGCGTGCAGGACAGCGGTATTGGCATCGCGGAAGAACAGCAGTCGCAGCTGTTTCAGGCGTTTCGCCAGGCCGATGCCAGCATCTCCCGTCGGCATGGCGGCACCGGCCTTGGCCTGGTGATTACCCAGCGGCTGGCCAACGAAATGGGCGGCGATATCACCTTTCAAAGTCGGCCCAATGAAGGATCAACGTTTTGGGTGCACTTCTCGCTCGATCTTAACCCCAACGCCAGCAGCAACCCGCATGCGCTGATGGCGCTTCAGGGCAAACGGCTCGCCTACGTCGAGGAGAATGCCATTGCGGCGCAGGCGACGCTGAACATGCTCAGCAGCACGCCGCTGGAGGTGAGCTACGGCACCAGCCTCAACGCCCTGCCCGATGCGCATTTTGATATTTTACTGATGGGCATGCCGGTCAGCCGTCAGCCGCGCGCCATTCCTGCTGAACTGCTGCAGCGCCAGCTGGCGATCGCCAACAGCGTGATCATGGCGTTACCGAGCCAGATGCTGATCTATGCCGAAGAGCTGAAGGCGCGCGGCATTGATGCCTGCATCGCCAAACCGGTGACCTATACGCGCCTGATGCCGATCGTGCTTGAGCTGCACACCCGCACGCTTTATGACCTGCCGCCGTCGACGCGATTACCGCTAACCGTGCTGGCGGTGGATGATAATCCGGCCAACCTCAAGCTGATCGGCGCGCTGTTACAGGAACAGGTCGAGCACACGCTGCTCTGTGACAGCGGCGAGCAGGCGATCGCCATCGCGCGCCAGCAGCGACTGGACGTGATCTTAATGGATATTCAGATGCCGGAGATTGACGGCATTCGCGCCAGCGAAATCATTCGTGCCATGCCGCAGCATCAGCACACGCCGATTGTGGCAGTCACCGCGCACGCCATTGATGGCGATCGCGAGCACCTGATCAAAGCGGGCATGAACGATTATCTTGCCAAGCCGATTAACGAACAGAAACTGGCGCTGTTGCTGGCGCGCTATTCGCCCGGCGTGGTACATGAGTCGCAGCCGGTGCCGCATTTGCAACTGCCGTCGCTGGACTGGTCGCTGGCGCTGCGTCAGGCGGCCAACAAAACCGATCTCGCTGAGGAGATGCTGGGCATGCTGCTCGATTTTCTGCCCGACGTGGCGCAACAGGTTGAACAGTTTATGGAGGAAAAAGATGCGCAGCGTCTGCGCGATATCATCCATAAACTGCACGGCAGCGCCAGCTACAGCGGTGTGCCGCGACTGAAACAGCTCTGTTTGCAGCTGGAGAAAAGCCTGCGTCAGCAGGAGGATATTGCGGAGTTTGAGCCGGAGATTTTTGAGCTGCTGGATGAGATGGAAAACGTTGCCCGCGAAGCAAAACGCCTGCTGGCACGCTAAAGTAAAACCGGGCAGTCCGCGCCCGGTTACACATTACTTCAGCTGCTGGCCCATCTTCAGCAGCGCGGCAACGTTGCGTGAGCTCAGCCGCAGGTTTTCAGCGGCCTTTTCCAGCGCCTCTTCCAGCGTACAGATACTGTAAATAATGCTGAAGACCGCATCGATACCGTGCTGA
The sequence above is drawn from the Duffyella gerundensis genome and encodes:
- the rlmD gene encoding 23S rRNA (uracil(1939)-C(5))-methyltransferase RlmD, encoding MAQFYSAKRRVTTRQRITVTVDDLDPFGQGVARHQGKALFISGALPGEEVEVTLLEEKRQYARGKASKLITRSPQRVTPRCPYFSRCGGCQQQHASVALQQESKARALSRQLSQEAGRDIAIDEIISGSEYGYRRRARLSLNYLPKEKRLQMGFRQAASAELVEITECPVLMPELNALIAPLSQCLRSLQAARRLGHIELVQADNGPLMILRHLEQLSAADRQKLEQFSHTEQVSLFLAPDSETLEQVNGEPPVYHSQGLRLSFSPRDFIQVNDAVNQQMVSRALAWLDLQPQDRLLDLFCGMGNFTLPAGKQAENVVGVEGVAALVRQGAYNASLNNLNNVTFFHENLDDDVTRQPWAAQGFNKVLLDPARAGAAGVMQHIARLAPQRVVYVSCNPATLARDSQTLLAAGYHLERVAMLDMFPHTGHLESMVLFSKT
- the barA gene encoding two-component sensor histidine kinase BarA, with protein sequence MTKYSLRARMMILILAPTLMIGLLLSTFFVVHRYNELQRQLMDAGANIIEPLAVSSEYGMASHSRDAVRELVSLLHRRHSAIVRAITVFDDNNEVFVTSNYQQHGDLLRLPAGVEPPQALASERHGNVIILRTPILSETWYPDEMRGKALKPTGNPLGYVAIELDLQSVRLQQYKEVFVSTLLLLFCLCIAMLFAYRLMRDVTGPIRNMVSTVDRIRRGQLDSRVEGHMLGELDILKNGINSMAMSLTAYHEEMQHNIDQATSDLRETLEQMEIQNVELDLARKRAQEAARIKSEFLANMSHELRTPLNGVIGFTRQTLKTPLSATQRDYLNTIERSANNLLSIINDVLDFSKLEAGKLVLESIPFPLRATLDETIVLLAPSAHEKGLEITISLQSDVPDNVIGDPLRLQQIVTNLIGNAVKFTERGNIALRIDKRAQNHEKIELTLRVQDSGIGIAEEQQSQLFQAFRQADASISRRHGGTGLGLVITQRLANEMGGDITFQSRPNEGSTFWVHFSLDLNPNASSNPHALMALQGKRLAYVEENAIAAQATLNMLSSTPLEVSYGTSLNALPDAHFDILLMGMPVSRQPRAIPAELLQRQLAIANSVIMALPSQMLIYAEELKARGIDACIAKPVTYTRLMPIVLELHTRTLYDLPPSTRLPLTVLAVDDNPANLKLIGALLQEQVEHTLLCDSGEQAIAIARQQRLDVILMDIQMPEIDGIRASEIIRAMPQHQHTPIVAVTAHAIDGDREHLIKAGMNDYLAKPINEQKLALLLARYSPGVVHESQPVPHLQLPSLDWSLALRQAANKTDLAEEMLGMLLDFLPDVAQQVEQFMEEKDAQRLRDIIHKLHGSASYSGVPRLKQLCLQLEKSLRQQEDIAEFEPEIFELLDEMENVAREAKRLLAR